A region of the Pricia mediterranea genome:
AAGAGCTCAAAGGGAACAATGGCGCACCTGGCGCGGAATATATTGCCACATCGCAGCCTGCGGTTGCTTCCAATGCTATTAAGTCCGAGATTTTAAAGCGGATGAATGCTGATTCGGAGAACAAAACACCTGTAAAAGCGCCGATTCAAGAAAATTCTATGATTGCGGGTGCCAAAACAGTGGTCGAACCGATAAAGAACGTGGCTCCGGTCATTGAAACTACCGAGGCGGTCGCCGATAACGCGCTGGTTGAAAAAACTGACGCTTTTGAAGAGACCTATACCCGTAAGTTCGAGTTCGAGCCGGTACACAAGGTTTTAGGGGAGATCATCGCCAAACCTGCAGTAACCGAAAATGCGGATACCGACGATATGAAGAACGGGGTCAAACTGCCTATCAAGACGATGAAGAAGTCCGATTTGGTCGGGGTGAAGTCCGGATACTACGTCATCGCCAACGTATTCAAGACCAAGAAATATCTTGACGCCTTTTTGGGCGACCTAAGGAAGAAAGGCTTGGATGCAGGGTACTTCTACAATAAAGAAAACGGATTGCACTACGTTTATTTGGCCGACTACAACTATAAATCCGATGCCAAAACGGCGTATGTATCCAATATGAACGGACAGTACAATGCGGATAAGTGGATCATGCAAGTGGATAATACGGCGACCATCGTCGATAACTTTTACGAAGATCAATAGAATTACAATACTACAATATGGTTAGTGGGACCTTGTTTTTCGAAAAGAAGGATTAGGTAAAATTACAGCGGGAGAGGTCCCGCTGTTTTTTTTGTTTCCTTAAAATGACAAATTTATTTTATCGAAAAAATCGGATGTACTACACAAAATTTTGGCAAATAACGGTAGTTGGACGAAAAACTATGCTAAATCCATAGGTCGGTTTTGATTTTTACTAAGTTTGGATTCTAAACAGAACATAAAAGAAAGAATTCTTTAAAAATTTAACCTTAGTAGAAACCCAAATCCCACACCATGAGATCCTACCTACATCTACCTCGTTATCCAGAAGAAAAGAATTTCGAAACGAAGTTCAAATCTACTTCACTTCAAAAAGTAAAACGTAAAGACTGTTTTAATTAAGTGCGTGTCGCCATCGCAATTATGTAGCTTGACAATGTAACCTGCATTGTTTCGCAAAATCGCCGGCACTCAAAGCGCATGCGTCATCTTACGGGCAACCTACCCGGCAAGATCGTGTCATCCGCATGCCTTGAACCGCGCTGGTTTTACATCCCAAATCTAATCGGTACCGTCTTGACCCTTAAAGGGTTAATGGACGCGACCACAAAATCCACTACCATGAGTATCAACACCTTAAATTGTATCGTAATCGATAATGATCAATCGTTTCACACCAAATACCGCAGTTATTTTGACAGTTTTACCGAGTACTCATTGGCCGATGTTTACACTTCGGCGGAAGAGGCTCTGGCCGAATATGACACCCACAATCCCGATATAGTTTTTATCGAGGTGGCTCTGAACGACGGGTGTGGAATAGATTATATTCAACATTTTAGGAAAAAAGACGCCCAAGTAAAAGTTATCATGTTGGGTGCGCAAAACGATTTTGACCTGGTCAAAAAAGCGTTCAAACATTCCGCTAACGGCTATATTTCCAAACCGGTCAATGCGCGGAAGCTTTACAACGCCCTTGATTCGATCAAGAACGAAGGGGCCACGATGAGCAACGACATCATCAGTCTGTTCGTCGCCACGTTCCAGCGTAAATCGCGCGAAATATTTTCGGAACGGGAAAATCAGGTGGTCGATTTGCTCTGCCAGGGCGCTACCTACAAGTCCATCGCCGAAAAATTGTTCGTAACCGCTAGTGCCGTCAACTTCCACGTGCAGAACATTTACCTGAAGCTCGATGTCAACTCCAAGTCCGAAGCCCTGCAAAAATTACAGCAGTTAGACTATGTCGGGAAAGCGGCCTAGGAGATCGATGAATGATTAAATCAAAGATTTTTACAGGGATGCGAGCGCATTCCGACTTTCCCTGAAGCCAAGAGACCGTTCGAAAGAGCGGTCTCTTTTTCGTTGTGATCGGCGTCGGTGGGGGGCATGGGTAGCAGGTTGATGCCCTGTTCTACACCGTATGTTTGGTACTGTCCATTTTTTCGACAATGAGCTCGAATTCATGCTTTAATTTATCCTCGTCGATGGGCTTTTGTATGATGTGAAGGGGGCTGTGATAGTTGGCTTTATCCAGGGTATCCTTATCCGAATTACCGGTAAGGAAAACGAAAGGTATTTGGTGTTTTTCTTTAATGATACCGGCTAATTCTATTCCGCTCCATCCTCCCGAAAGTCCGATGTCCAGTAATAAAACATCCGGGGTGTGCGTCTTTAATAATTCGAGGGTATCGTCGCCATTGTCGGTGCAAGCGAGTACTTCGTGCCCCATTGCGGTTATTATTTCTTCGAGAAACATTTGTATTATAAAATTGTCCTCTACAAGTATTACTTTTTTTGACATCGTCTATGAGGTTTGTTCAATTTCGTTGAATGTTATGATATAGTTGGTACCTTTCTTTGAGTTGTCCTTCTCAATATTGCCCCGTAACTGCAGGGCCAGCTTGTGGATCAATTTCAGGCCGAGCGATTTGGTATTCCTAAAATTAATATTCGGGGGAATGCCGGAACCATTGTCCCCGATGAAGAGCTTATACTGAATACTGCCTATCTTGATCAATTTTACCGAAAGGACCCCCTTTTCGCCGTCCGAAAACCCGTATTTCAAGGAATTGGTCGTAATCTCATTGATCAATAGTCCCAAGGGAATGGAGGTATCTATATTCAAATAGATATTCTCTACATCCATAACCAGTTTGATTTTATTTTTGTCCCCTTTCATGGAGGTAATAAGGACCTGAACCAATTTTTCGATATACGCGCCATAGTCGATTCGATTAAGATTGTCGCTCTTGTACAACATTTCATGTACCATCCCCATTGAATTAATCCGGTACTGGCTGTATCGGAACAACATTTTAATCTTGTCGTCTTTAATAAAGCTGGATTGTAAGCTCAAAAGGCTGGATACCACCTGTAGGTTATTTTTTACCCGATGGTGTATCTCTTTTATCAGGGTGTCCCTTTCGTGCAATCTGTTTTCTACCGCACGGTTCAATTTTGAGATATTTCTGTTTTTGACATGGAGCACATGCACAATGGTAATCAGAAAAAGTAGGCCTACTATCAGTGCAGCTCCAGTTCTGTAGGCTTCATTGCGAAATTTTTGAAGTTTGGCGTCAATCGCGGTATTGTTCGCTCTTGTAAACAACGTCCATTGGAGATTGTTTTCCAGATCGACCTTTTTTGAATAGAAGTTGGGATGACCTTGGGAATCGGTAGCGGAAAGGTCCTCTTCAAATTTTTTGTACAGATCGCCTTTTTCATCGAAGTACACCTCGTTCTTTGAATTGAGGATGCCGATTCGGGTGTCGTTGAAATATTGAAACCAATTTTCAACGTTCAGGTTGAGGCCAACGACCCCTTTCTGTTCCCCGTTGACCACGACGGGACTAAAAAAGCGTAGTGTCGGGCGATAGGGCCTTTCGATTTCCCCATCTTCCACGTTAAGGTCCAAATTCGAAACGAAAACTTTCCCTTTCGATAGCTGAGAGGCTTCCTTAAAGTAATATCTATCGCCCTTATATTGAAGGTCTTTCGGGCGTAGGGTGAAAACGGCTCCGCCTATTCGCTCTACCCGTATGACCTCGTTACCGGAGGCATTCAAGAACCTTCCCTGAAAGTAGTTGTCATCTACCTTAAGAAAATCGGAGAACTGCCGCTGGGCAAGGGAAACGGAAAAATCGTTTTCATGGTTCAGCGCTATCAGATTGGCCAAGAACTGCACGTTTTTTTTGCTAATCTGGTACAGTGCCGTCAAACGGACCTCGGCTTGGTTCAGTCGATTGTTGGATTTCTCAATTTCCAATGCCACCGCGTTCTGGGAATATATCTCGATTCTGTAGGTAATGGAGGTCCAAATAAACGCAATGGCCGCTATAAGTAAAATAAGTGAAAGTACAATAAGCCGCGCAGTCGTCAACTTGAACTTCATAGTGGGGGAAATATAGGTTTAACCAATTACGACAAGCTGTAAGAATTAATATGTGCAAACTTTTAATAAGTAAAATCCTACTTTTTAACCAGATATTTAGCAACAAATATATAAATTTTAACGTGATAATTAAAACCGGTTCTGGTGCTCCCAATTTATAATGGCGAAGGCATTGAATTTCTTAACTTCTCTTCAAGATTTCGGACTTCCGAGTTGAAAAAGGCCTATTTTATAAGCATTGCAGGTCAACCTTCTTTTAAATGGATAAAAGAAGGGGCAGATGCTATCTTGGCGGGTAGAGATTTGGAGCGGCAGGGTGGCATTGCAAGAAATCAAGTTGCCCATGTGGCCGGACCGTATCAAGGGATTATTTTTTGACGGCATTACCTGACTTTGTCCTTAAAATTGGGATATTTGCACAGTCATAAATATGCCAAATAGATTTGTATCCCAAAGACTTTGAATTTTATGAGTGACACAATCAAAAATCTCGAATGGCGCTATGCCGTCAAGAAATTCGACGCGGAGCGATTGCTGCCCCACGAAAAGGTTGAAAGCTTGAAACGTGCGTTCAATCTCACGGCGACATCCTTCGGTTTACAGCCCATTACTTTGTTGGTACTTCAGAACAAAGGGCTCCAAGAAGAATTGGTGGCCCATTCCTATGGTCAGCAACAGGTGGCGCAAGCCTCTCACGTGCTCGTTATCTGCATCCAAAAAACCATTAGTAAGGATTATATTACCAACTATTTCAAACAGGTGCAAAAAATCAGGGGCACCAGTGATTCCATTCTAAATCCCTTTAAGGAGGCTATGGTCGATGACTTTTCAAAAAAGGATGTTTTGGAAATCCGACAATGGGCCAAGAACCAGGCCTATTTGGCGTTGGGAAACCTGCTCACTATCTGTGCCATGGAAAAGGTCGATTCCTGCCCGATGGAAGGCTTCGATCCAATGGGATACGATGCCGTCTTGCAGTTGGAAAGCAAAGGCCTGAGTTCGGTCTTGGTGCTGCCGGTAGGCTATCGCGCCGAGGACGATATGTTCTCCGATTTCAAGAAAGTGCGGAAAGATTTGGACGATAGCGTTATTGAAATCGGTTGATTTGGGATGTGTTGATTTTAAAATTGGAAGATTCGGAGTGCGGGAAATTATGGGTTTGTGTCCTTATGCGGTTCGGTGGTTTGAAGATGCATTAATGGGATGAAAGATGGAAGGAGCAAGGAAGAAAGCCAACAAAACCTTCCTGGATCTGAAGAAGCCGGCCAAAATCTGGCAACATTAGTTTTATCCCTGCAGTCCCTGTTCCATCATCTTTTCGTTTTCTAATCCCTTTGTCACATTAAAAATCCTCCGTATTTTTTCACGGAAACTAGAGTTAAATCATAAACACGTATCACAAATGCCGGGATTTGAATTATTTGGAGATCAGGAAAGAGCACAAGTTCAGGATGTTTTAGATTCCGGGGTGCTGATGCGCTATGGTTTTGACGGGATGCGCAACGGTCACTGGAAGGCCGAGGAACTCGAAAAAGCCTTGGCACTCCGTATGGAGTCCAAGCACGCGCAGCTGGTGAGCAGTGGCACCGCTGCCCTAACGGTCGCCCTGGCCAGTGCCGGAGTAGGGGCTGGGGACGAGGTCATCATGCCCACCTTCACCTTTGTGGCCAGTTTTGAATCCATCTTGGCCCTGGGGGCGGTCCCGATGTTAACGGATGTCGATGACACCTTGACCTTGGCACCCGAAGCGGTAGAAAACGCGATCACTCCCAGAACGAAAGCGGTTATGCCCGTACACATGTGCGGATCGATGGCGGACCTGAACGCTTTGAAATCCATCTGTGACCGGCACGACCTGCTGCTGGTGGAAGATGCCTGTCAGGCCATCGGGGGTACTTTCGAGGGCAAACCCCTCGGTAGCTATGGTGATTTGGGATGTTTCTCCTTCGATTACGTCAAGACCATTACCTGCGGCGAAGGTGGGGCCGTCATTACCGATAATGACAGCTACAAATCGAATGCGGACCACTATTCCGACCACGGTCATGATCATGTCGGGATGGACAGGGGGGCGGAGTCACATCCTTTTTTAGGATACAACTATAGAATTTCCGAGCTTAACGCGGCAGTGGGCCTCGCACAAATAGCCCGTTTGGATGAATTTCTGGCCATCCAAAAGAAGCACTATACCGTGTTGCGGGAAGCCTTGGAGCCCTTTCCGGAAATTACCTTCCGTCGGGTACCCGAAGGCGGCGAGGAAAGCTACGCCTTCCTTAATTTCTTTCTGCCGGATGCCGACACGGCCAAAAAAGCCCATACCGCATTAGGCGATGCGGGCGTTGATGGCTGTTTCTACTGGTTCGATAACAACTGGCACTACTACCGAAAATGGGAGCATCTTGTCCAAAGAAAATCCCTCGGGAAATGGCCCCAAGAAGTATACGACCAGATGCCGGACTATTCAAAATCGGATTTTTCAAAGTCCGACCACTGGGTAGGGCGGAACATTTCGTGCCTGATCAAACTGGGCTGGACGGAAAAGGAAGTCCGGGAAAGGGCGGACAAGATGGTAGGGGCTATTCGGGGCGTTCTTCAGTAGTACTTGCACAAGGTCGCAAAGACTGCTGTGAAGATTTTACGGACCGGAAGTTGGACCGAAGCGCTACACAAAATCGTACCACTGGCTATTTGAACGATATTCTTCGATGGGTACGACCGTGTTTTTAGAATGGAAGGAATCGACCAATTCGGAGACGTCATGCCTTAAAATTTCGATACAATTTGTGATTAGGTCCTTCCTAAATCCCTTTTCCCCCATTTCCAGTACGAAATTCAAAGAAATAATCCTCGAGAATATTTTTCCAAGTACGATCATTTTTCTTTGTTTCAATGCTGGGGCGATAGTAAATGCGACCTCCTTTTTAAAGTGGGGGTGCGACTTGTCGGTAAGGTCAAAATCCTTTAGAAAATTATAAAGGTTGAAGTCCTTTTTGCGCTTCATCATTTTGACGATGATTTCGGCGATCTGGGTATAGAGCATTTCATTGGAGCCTTCGAATATTTGAAAGGCCCGGCTGTCCATAATTCCTCGACCTGCAATATTGTCCATCTTAAACCCTGTGGAGCCGTACAACTGGGTTGCTGTTTGTGCGGCTTCCTGCATCAGATCGGTCACGAAGGCCTTCATAGTGTTCGCCTCGACGCCCGAGTTCGAAAGATCCTTGTCTATACCACTGTGATCACTGCTTCTAAAGCACATTGCGGAGGCTACCGTAAAAGCGCACTGGATCTTTGAAATTTGATACTGCACCTGATCCAGCTCGATCAATTTTTTACCGCCGACGATTCTTTCGTTGCATTGTTTTATAGCTTCGTCCAGCATCCTTTTTATAAAACCGAGTGCCATTCCGGGAAATTGCATCCTACTTCTGTGAAGTATATCCAACATCATTTTTACGCCGGACGTTGTCGGTTCCAATTTAAATTGGGACGGTACCTGAATATCTACCCGGTTTTTCCCGTAGGGAATCATGTAAAGTCCGAGGTTATCATAATACTCTTCCACCACGATCTTCTGGTCGGGCCGGGTGACGTCGCATATGAAAAAATCGATATCCCTGCTCAGCTTTCCGGTGTTATTTTTTTCGCGTGACGCAATGAGCCAATAGTCCGCCATTCCCGTGAGACCTTGCCAATGTTTGGTCCCTTTGACCAAATAGCTGTCCCCGGTTTTCTCATTATAGGTTTCCATACCTAAGGCATTGCTGCCAAAAGCGGGTTCGGTGATCATGAGACCGCCCATGTTCTGTTTTTCGAGAAAGCGCTTGAAAATGTCGGCCTTGACCTCCGCATTGGCATATTTTGCGACCGGCTCCAAAAATAGGGCTATGTTGATACCGAAGGTCAGGGACAGGGAAAGGGATTCATACGAAGCCGCCGATAAAAGCCCCAGGCACTCTTTTACCTTTAATCCCCTGCCGCCATAATTTTCGGGAATGGCTACGGCCAGCGGGGTTTTGTCCATGATGTCGCGCAAAGCAACCGCAGGGATACCCCGTTCTTTACTGAACTTATCGATGTCATACCTTTCGTGAAAAACGCTTTTTAGAACGTTTTCAAACTCTTGAACGTACTCCCTGAAATTTTCAACCATTCCTCTTTATTTTGTGACCCGCGTGATCCGCGGTCACCTCTTCGTTGCTGGTATGCCTTGTTAAACTGCATTTACTTTGGCCCACAGGAAGCCTTCATTTTTTTTTGCAGATCGAAGCGCAAAAATAACCTCGATGGAAGCGCAAAACTATGACATTTGTCAGCATTCCGTTAAAAAAACAGACGATTTTATTTTCGGATGAGGGCATTGTTATTCGCCCTAGCATTCATATTTAAGGATGTATTTAAGATTGTATTCACCTCGTTTCTTCTTTTGTTGGGCGTCGGATTCTATTTCTATCTGAAATCGATTTGGTGCAGAGTATATACATAAAGGTTGAAAAAACTTAAGAAATTTATCGCCACGATAAAAAATTAGTCGGATATTCATTGAACGCGATTAGACTTCCATTTTTACCTGCAAATTTCACATTTTGCACCCCAATTTTGTCATTTATCGCAGCGTAGCTATGGCCATGCTGCTCAAAAAAGCCTCCCGAAAGCTTTCGGGATCGATACCAAACAAAAGTCTAAACGAGTTCATTGTCAAATGCCGATCAACTTTGATTTCTAACGTATCCCCAGATGAAAATAAAATGAAAAACCATATTATGAAAAAAGCAACTTTATTTCTCCTTACAGTAGGTATTACTTGCTCGGCATTGGCCCAGGAAATAACCGGTCAATGGCACGGCCTTTTGGAGATTCCGGGGAGTCCGCTGCGATTGGTGCTGAACATCGAAAAATCCGATTCGGGATATACCACGACTTTGGATAGCCCCGATCAGGGCGCCAAGGGCATCCCGGTCGATACGACCACTTTTACCAATGGAAAACTTGACCTTGCCGCGACGGTCTTGGGCCTGACCTATACTGCCGAATTGGTCGATGATACGCTAAAAGGTACTTTTAGGCAAGGGGGTCTGACCCTTCCCCTGGAAATGTCGCGGGAAGCTATCGAAGCTCCGCAGCGCAATCGACCGCAGGAGCCTAAAGAACCGTTTCCCTACTATACGGAGGCAATCCGTTTTAAAAACCCAGAAGCCGATATAGAACTGGCGGGCACTTTGACCCTGCCCAAAGAAACAGGAAAGTATCCCGTCGTGGTGTTGATTTCCGGAAGCGGCCCCCAAGATAGAAACGAAGAGCTGGCAGGACACAGGCCCTTTCTCGTCATCGCGGACCACCTGACCCGCAACGGCATCGGCGTTCTACGCTTTGACGACCGTGGGGTGGGGGAGTCCACCGGGGATTTTAAAAAGGCCACCTCACCCGATTTCGCATCGGATGTGGAAAGCGCGTTGGACTACCTGAAGACCCGAAAGGATATCGATACCGACCACATTGGTTTGATCGGTCATAGCGAAGGGGGTGTGGTTGCTCCGATGGTGGCTGCGGAAAGCGACGATGTCAGCTTTATCGTTCTAATGGCGGGAACAGGAATTCCCGGGAGCGACATATTGGCGATGCAAGGCAAGTTGATCGAAAAGGCGGCAGGTAAGTCGGATGCCGACGTCGAGCGCTCGGCGGCGATCCGGAAGAAAATAATCGACATGACGTTGGCATCCACCGATGTTCAACAGTTACGGGACGATTTGACGAATTACTTGAAAGGTGAAACGGACAATGCCGAATCTCAAGACTTGATACCGCAAGGGATGGATGTTGACCAGTTCATCAAATCCCAAGTAGACTTCATGGCCACGCCATGGATGGTATATTTTTTACGGCACGACCCCGCAAAAATTTTGGAAAATGTAGAATGTCCCGTACTGGCCATTAATGGTAGTAAGGATCTGCAAGTACCCGCTAAGGAAAATCTCTCCGCCATCGGCGACGCTCTAGAAAAAGCGGGTAATGAAGAGGTGACCCTAATCGAGCTTCCCGGCCTGAACCACCTTTTTCAGGAAAGCGAAACCGGCTCGCCCATGGAATACGGGAATAT
Encoded here:
- a CDS encoding response regulator transcription factor gives rise to the protein MRHLTGNLPGKIVSSACLEPRWFYIPNLIGTVLTLKGLMDATTKSTTMSINTLNCIVIDNDQSFHTKYRSYFDSFTEYSLADVYTSAEEALAEYDTHNPDIVFIEVALNDGCGIDYIQHFRKKDAQVKVIMLGAQNDFDLVKKAFKHSANGYISKPVNARKLYNALDSIKNEGATMSNDIISLFVATFQRKSREIFSERENQVVDLLCQGATYKSIAEKLFVTASAVNFHVQNIYLKLDVNSKSEALQKLQQLDYVGKAA
- a CDS encoding acyl-CoA dehydrogenase family protein — translated: MVENFREYVQEFENVLKSVFHERYDIDKFSKERGIPAVALRDIMDKTPLAVAIPENYGGRGLKVKECLGLLSAASYESLSLSLTFGINIALFLEPVAKYANAEVKADIFKRFLEKQNMGGLMITEPAFGSNALGMETYNEKTGDSYLVKGTKHWQGLTGMADYWLIASREKNNTGKLSRDIDFFICDVTRPDQKIVVEEYYDNLGLYMIPYGKNRVDIQVPSQFKLEPTTSGVKMMLDILHRSRMQFPGMALGFIKRMLDEAIKQCNERIVGGKKLIELDQVQYQISKIQCAFTVASAMCFRSSDHSGIDKDLSNSGVEANTMKAFVTDLMQEAAQTATQLYGSTGFKMDNIAGRGIMDSRAFQIFEGSNEMLYTQIAEIIVKMMKRKKDFNLYNFLKDFDLTDKSHPHFKKEVAFTIAPALKQRKMIVLGKIFSRIISLNFVLEMGEKGFRKDLITNCIEILRHDVSELVDSFHSKNTVVPIEEYRSNSQWYDFV
- a CDS encoding NAD(P)H-dependent oxidoreductase; the encoded protein is MSDTIKNLEWRYAVKKFDAERLLPHEKVESLKRAFNLTATSFGLQPITLLVLQNKGLQEELVAHSYGQQQVAQASHVLVICIQKTISKDYITNYFKQVQKIRGTSDSILNPFKEAMVDDFSKKDVLEIRQWAKNQAYLALGNLLTICAMEKVDSCPMEGFDPMGYDAVLQLESKGLSSVLVLPVGYRAEDDMFSDFKKVRKDLDDSVIEIG
- a CDS encoding alpha/beta hydrolase family protein; this translates as MKKATLFLLTVGITCSALAQEITGQWHGLLEIPGSPLRLVLNIEKSDSGYTTTLDSPDQGAKGIPVDTTTFTNGKLDLAATVLGLTYTAELVDDTLKGTFRQGGLTLPLEMSREAIEAPQRNRPQEPKEPFPYYTEAIRFKNPEADIELAGTLTLPKETGKYPVVVLISGSGPQDRNEELAGHRPFLVIADHLTRNGIGVLRFDDRGVGESTGDFKKATSPDFASDVESALDYLKTRKDIDTDHIGLIGHSEGGVVAPMVAAESDDVSFIVLMAGTGIPGSDILAMQGKLIEKAAGKSDADVERSAAIRKKIIDMTLASTDVQQLRDDLTNYLKGETDNAESQDLIPQGMDVDQFIKSQVDFMATPWMVYFLRHDPAKILENVECPVLAINGSKDLQVPAKENLSAIGDALEKAGNEEVTLIELPGLNHLFQESETGSPMEYGNIEQTFSPKALKTISDWIKEQTK
- a CDS encoding sensor histidine kinase, whose protein sequence is MKFKLTTARLIVLSLILLIAAIAFIWTSITYRIEIYSQNAVALEIEKSNNRLNQAEVRLTALYQISKKNVQFLANLIALNHENDFSVSLAQRQFSDFLKVDDNYFQGRFLNASGNEVIRVERIGGAVFTLRPKDLQYKGDRYYFKEASQLSKGKVFVSNLDLNVEDGEIERPYRPTLRFFSPVVVNGEQKGVVGLNLNVENWFQYFNDTRIGILNSKNEVYFDEKGDLYKKFEEDLSATDSQGHPNFYSKKVDLENNLQWTLFTRANNTAIDAKLQKFRNEAYRTGAALIVGLLFLITIVHVLHVKNRNISKLNRAVENRLHERDTLIKEIHHRVKNNLQVVSSLLSLQSSFIKDDKIKMLFRYSQYRINSMGMVHEMLYKSDNLNRIDYGAYIEKLVQVLITSMKGDKNKIKLVMDVENIYLNIDTSIPLGLLINEITTNSLKYGFSDGEKGVLSVKLIKIGSIQYKLFIGDNGSGIPPNINFRNTKSLGLKLIHKLALQLRGNIEKDNSKKGTNYIITFNEIEQTS
- a CDS encoding DegT/DnrJ/EryC1/StrS family aminotransferase; this translates as MPGFELFGDQERAQVQDVLDSGVLMRYGFDGMRNGHWKAEELEKALALRMESKHAQLVSSGTAALTVALASAGVGAGDEVIMPTFTFVASFESILALGAVPMLTDVDDTLTLAPEAVENAITPRTKAVMPVHMCGSMADLNALKSICDRHDLLLVEDACQAIGGTFEGKPLGSYGDLGCFSFDYVKTITCGEGGAVITDNDSYKSNADHYSDHGHDHVGMDRGAESHPFLGYNYRISELNAAVGLAQIARLDEFLAIQKKHYTVLREALEPFPEITFRRVPEGGEESYAFLNFFLPDADTAKKAHTALGDAGVDGCFYWFDNNWHYYRKWEHLVQRKSLGKWPQEVYDQMPDYSKSDFSKSDHWVGRNISCLIKLGWTEKEVRERADKMVGAIRGVLQ
- a CDS encoding response regulator, with amino-acid sequence MSKKVILVEDNFIIQMFLEEIITAMGHEVLACTDNGDDTLELLKTHTPDVLLLDIGLSGGWSGIELAGIIKEKHQIPFVFLTGNSDKDTLDKANYHSPLHIIQKPIDEDKLKHEFELIVEKMDSTKHTV